The Raphanus sativus cultivar WK10039 chromosome 6, ASM80110v3, whole genome shotgun sequence sequence CTCAAAAAGCTGCCCCTGATTGGCAGCACCATCGCCATACATAGCAAACGTAACAGCCTCCTCCTTCCCATACTTCTGCGCGAAAGCGATCCCACACCCTAACGGAACCTGAGCACCAACGATCCCATGCCCTCCGTAAAACGACGAATCCTTCTTATAGAAATGCATCGATCCACCTTTCCCTCTCGAGCACCCGTCCCGCCTCCCCATCAGCTCAGCGAACACCTCGTACAGCGAACCCCCTCGCCCTAAGAAGATGCAGTGGTCGCGGTACGCCGTGATGATGGCGTCCTTCTTCGTGATCGCCGCCTCCATCCCGATGGCCACGGCCTCCTGGCCGTCGTACAGGTGGCAGAAGCCTCGGATCAGCTTCGCCTTGTAGAGCGAATCGGCCGCGATCTCCATGCGGCGCATCAGGGCCATGGTGCGGAAGAAGGAGAGGAGCTCCTGGGTGGAGGATTCGACGGAGCGGGAGGGAGGGTCGCATAGGTGGGCGGTGAAAGGGAGGGAGGTCTCGATTGTGATGGGTGTGGTGTCGGTTGAGATGAAACGGTTGAAGGCGGCGGAGAGGGGATGGGAGATGAGGGTAGATCGCGATGTTAGGCGGCGTGATAGAGCCATTTTCCCCCACCGCTGATTTTTTCGCTGCGAATCTGTTTGAGAGACGATTCTAGTGAGGAGAAGATACTTATGCCAAGTTTGTGATATTTGTTTATTGCTATCAATCATAGAGACTCTACTTAGGTCAGAAGGTTTCCCACACGTAGACGCCTCATGCGAGTCACGTGATACCTTCAAATTATTAGATAGTTTCTCCTGTAAATTGTAGTCTTGTAGAACTTGATTTGCGCTTTCTTAccacaaaatattttatgataaaaattacattcataacttaacaattttttttaaattaatttattaaaaaaattgattatttaaaatatttttaaatcagtGCTTTTAAATTCGACTCGGACCAGCAGCCAAACCGGTTAATCCAGTGACCCGAtaattaagtttaaattttttaaaatatccatATTTGAAATCtgtaaaaatcactaaaacttgAGACTAAACGATTGAACCGATGGATGATCAATATgtatatgatttaaattgttatagttttataatttgttacgggaaaattgtcttttaaatcacgaactttcaaatttggttgaaaaaaagcctgaactttctcttggaccatttaaagcatcaatttaatttgactagccattttaaacatcaatttagtttgactaaaccaaattaagcacgacgttaactcggataacagaatgattaaacagagttaaatgtcgtctctaatctccgttaagtccaaaacgacgtcgtttaaaaatcttttaaaaatatgcattTGAGTGGAATCGAACCCGTGACAATAGACACACACATGTAAGGCtcaaaccactagaccacttaaatattttttaacatgatTGACTAGTAATAGTTAGtattgtgaaacctccaaatcatcttattcaaccctaaatccctaattaattttataaatattaaaaattgtaaataaattattaactattcaaaaatttgtgaacattactaaaaatattaaacttataataattattaacttaactataatattaagttttatttacaagtattattaaaaatactacttataataaaaatcattttgttttattagtaattaaaaatcatctagtaattaaaattataattaacaatCATTTGgtatactattaattaaaaattataattaattattattataaatcagacaagttattattaactataattgtttattataatttttaataatactaaaagattatatttttaaaaatcataatttaaaatcattttgtattattattagttaaaaaatataattaaaaatcatttagttatttatactcacaaaatttcaaataactaataagctatttacaagttttaatatttataaaatcatttagggATTTAGAGTGGAAGAAGatgatttggaggtttcacaataATAGGTATTATTAGTCAATAAAGTTCAAAAAGTGCAAGTAGTCTAGTGGTTTGCGCGTTACATGTGTGTGTCTTTGGTAACAGGTTCGATCCACCCAGATgcgattttttaaaagatttctaaacgacgtcgttttgaacttaacggagattagagacggcatttaactctgtttaatcattctgttatccgagttaacgtcgtgcttaatttggtttagtcaaactaaattaatgtttaaaatggctagtcaaattaaattggtgctttaaatggtccaagGGAAAGTTCAGGCTTTtattcaaccaaatttgaaagttcgtgatttaaaagacaattttccCAATTTGTTACCttttatctaaattttaaagttcattgttttgaaattttataaaattatgaagtttttacaaaattttgatagataaaatgatagatataaaacaattaagaACTATAAATATCTCTTAATTATATTACTCTTTTTATATAGCTTAATTAACTTAAACCtaattgttttgtaaaatttatcttgctaataatttattttataatataatcaGTTTAAATCTGTTGTTTAAAATTAGTGTTAAGCATTTTTCtttagataatatttttaacattttttcgtaaatatttttgttattatatttattgtacaaTGTAGTTATTTTAATGTAcagtgtttatatatataaattttatgtaatgACTATTATTGAGTTATTATGTTACTTAAATAGATGATCTAAccaatatttatgtaatataaataaaataatacgttaatttaattgatttgttattggttgaattttttttgtagtaTCTAAATCTGCAAAAATAAGTTCTATTTATTttcgttttttataaattatttgatttttcagtgatttaatttatctaaataatttaaaaattattaaaaattatttaaagataagatctaatattttatattctttggATACAAGATTAATTATAGTATTGTtttgaaacatatatattagtataaataaagtAGTAATAGTGATTTAAGGTAAGTTTAACTATTAAGTGTAAagatgtttttaattaaaaaacttacaaaagaAGTCATTGTAATGAACAACATTGTAATTATAGTGTCGTGAATGAAAACAATAGGTCATGTGATGCtatttatagatttatattccttgaatgaaaaataatatgtcATTGTAATGAAcaatattttttgcatgattagacaatacaaagaaaagtgattccaaatattttatatatttttaccaaTTAACAGTAGATATgataacaaaatacaaataatttaaatattttaacactAGATATATTGTGACAAGATAagacaatataaataaaaatgattccAAATTTTTCACACTTCTCTACAAAGTTTCAGCtgatttgaaaacataataaaaataatttaaataaattttgactaACATATATAATGTGTCAAGATAAGAATacaaaaagtaattataaaGTTTTTACGCTTCTCTACAAATTCAGCTGATTTGATAACACAATAAgaataattcaaataattttcaCTAGTAAACATATTGTGACAAGATTTGACGATACAAAGAAAAATGATCCCAAATTTTTGCACAATTCTCTACAAAGTTTCAGCTGATttgaaaatacaataaaataatttaaataatttttaaccaacATATATAATGTGACAAGATAagaatacaaaaattaattataaagttCTTGCACTTCTCTACAAATTCAGCTGATTTGATAACACAATAAgaataattcaaataatttttcacTAGCAAATATATTATGACAAGATAAGACAATACGAAGAAAGTGATTCCAAAGTTCTCACACTTCTCTACAAAGTTCATGCTGAtttgaaactcaataaaaataattcaaataagTTTTCACTAGCAAATATATTGTGACAAGATTTGACGATACAAAGAAAAATGATTCCAAATTTTTCACATTTCTCTAAAAAGTTTCAGCTGATATGaaaacacaataaaaataatttaaataaattttaaccaacATATATAATGTGACAAGATAAGAacacaaaaattaattataaagttCTTGCACTTCTCTACAAATTCAGCTGATTCGAtaacacaataataataattcaaataatttttcacTAGCAAATATATTATGACAAGATAAGACAATACGAAGAAAGTGATTCCAAAGTTCTCACACTTCTCTACAATGTTCATGCTGAtttgaaactcaataaaaataattcGGACAAAATTTTCACTAGCATACATATCGTGTTAAGATAagataagaaaatacaaaaggtAATATAAAGTTCTTACTCTTCTCTTCAAAATACAAAAGGTAATATAAAGTTCTTACACTTCTCTTCGGATGATTTTATAACACAATAaacatcatttaaaattttgaatggaTAATGCAGATCAAACATaaatgcagatcaagcagaacAAATGCAGATCATGCAGATCAAGCATAACAAATGCagatttaatttaataaattatcagATCCGTGGATTTAGTATATGGATTTCAGATTCATGGTTTTTGGATATCCGTCTAGATATCGTACTACCCACAATATTCAGATCCAATcgtaaaaattatttttaaaaatatttaaattctaaagataaaacataaattaaatatttatacaatatttatgaatatatagATGTATATAATACCAAAAGACTAAAATACAActgtaattattttatttatgttaatcatcatttataagaaaaataaaataaaatataacatatatgttcTTCAATTTATCTAagtcttatataaatattatttagtgtTGTTATTTGGTTTAtggagaaaaaataaagttatgtGAAGTATTTAGAGGTTAAAAAGGGGAAAAATCACTCATTAGATCTCACATTTGGCCATATTTGTTTTCTCCTTATTTTCAGTTCAATTAATCACATTCATGAACGAATAACtaatttacattaaaatttaaaaccaattaACTAAAATATGAAATGTATGCATgcattaaattttcaaaattcattgaagaaaaaaataaaaggtaccttgattttcaaaaaaattactttacaGAGAGATGATTTGtcaatataaacaataaataagaAATGTTAGGCagaacatattttaaaaaggtaCACAAGGATTGGTTGCAGACCaaaaaaataacacataaatATTTCTGCATGCAgaacaataatattttattattttattttagttattcaaTTTATTAGGTGAATGGGTAATATTTACAGTTTTCTCTCCATCGATTTTCTCCTGTTTTTCTCCTGCAACTGCTCTGCTTCACATTCGGAGCCTATATTTCTCAATCTATTACGATAATATTAGACATATACAAAGAAAGTGATTCTAAAATTctcataattttaaagttatttgtaacaaaactagaccaaaaaataataaataaatttgaagagGTTTCACATTATTTCTATAAATACTATaacttttatatgttttgtagACATAAGAAAAACTCAACCAGTATCTACTACTTGGCTCTTCCTTTACTTTCTTTCGAAAAAATGAATTTTGGTTTTACAAATCTACCATCTTTTCATGATTCATTGTCTTTTtcttagatgatgatgatgaaaataTGGAAATAATCAATAATCTCGACCACAAAGAACAAGTGATACGTCGTGCTATTGCCAATAACAACTTGATAATCCAGCATCTTCTCAACCAACAAAGAAATCAAGCAATCCATGGTGGTTCAGTTCTTGGTCATTCTTTCATCCACCGCGACCGAGAAAGTGCACATATTAGATTGTTCAACAATTACTTCTCAGAGACTCCGAGATAAAATGAAGATATATTTCATAAGAGATAATGTATGTCTTGTTCCTTATTTCTTTGTGTTGTTAATGCTGTTGGACATCATGACAACTACTTTCAACAACGAAGAGACACATCAAACCGACTTGGATTATCATCTCTTCAGAAAATAACAGCTGTGTTTCGGATGCTAGCATATGGTGTACCAGCAGATGTTGCAGAAGAATACATCAAGATAGGCGAGTCAACAACAATAGAGAGCATAAAAAGATTTTGTCGAGCAATAGTGGAGATATTTTCAGAACAATACTTACGGTCTCCAGGTCCGGCCCTGGGATAGAGCCCGTGAAGCATGGGCTTGGGGCGCCAAATAATATATGCATGTTTGGGGCATCATTTACAAATGTATCTCATTGGTGTAGTGGCTAGCGAGCTTAGAAGATGCTTAGAGATGATGGGTTCGATACTAGTAAAGGGTAGCTTTTTGTAAATTTGCTTTAGGTGTATTATTATTCTGGACCGGCACTGACGGTCTCCTACACCGAATGACATTTCCAGGCTTCTCTACATTGTGAGAAACGAGGTTTTCGAGGAATGCTTGGAAGCTTAGATTGCATGCATTGGAAGTGGAAAAATTGTCCTACAGCGTGGATATGACAATATGCAGGCCGTAGTGGATCACCAACTATTATTTTTGAAGACGTAGCAGGTTATGATCTTTGGATATGGCATGCATATTATGGTATGTCGGGCACCAATAATGATATCAATGTATTGGAATCTTCTCATCTTTTCTCCAATCTTGCTCAAAGTATTGCTCCTCTTGCTCAGTATGTCATTCAAGGAAAAGAATATAGTATGGGTATGGCTGGTACGCTTCTATGTGTGTCTTCTTCTCCAGCAACAAAACGTTTCTGCTTGCTCCTAGctatatttatagttggttttTATATGCATCTACTGGTCGCATTTTCGCTTGGATAAACTGTGTTCCCAAGTCTTTGGACTTAAAcctttgaattttgaatttgattacCATTATcgacaaaaaagaagaagattgaacAGAAAAGGAAACCTAAAATTAGAAGGAATATCCAACATTTGTTTCTAAATGAAAGAATTAAAAGTCTCCCACTTTAGCAATATCTATTATATGTATAAATCTCACACTATACACACCAAAACTGGCGGCTCCAGACGCAACtttaggaaaataaaaatttacggTTGACATGTGAATCTCTTTGAGGCAGAAATGATGCAAGAATCTTGTCAAAGACAGTTTGGTCTCTAGTCTCTACCACTAACTCATACTTGCATATCTCGGCCAAGAACTTCCACACCTGCAAAACAATACACAAAAGCCCTAATCTACCAACTTTTTATCTCGAATCAGAGATTACTGAGAATTGCAACACTGCTGAATAATAAGTCTGCAATGATTAAGGCAAAAAGAGGGTTACTTACGTGCTTGAAGTCGCGTTGTTAAGGCAAGGCAGCAAGTCTACGGTTCAGACACAAGTGAAATCGCgatattcttttctttctcgAGGTTTCACTGTTACCAGGAGTTTTGTCATTGTCAAGCCCATTTGGATTCACTTTTGGTTTCCTCTGCTTGCTTCTATACAGAAGATCTGATGTGTTTGGTTCATATTTGACCTAATAACAGTTTGGACACTCATTATTCATATTCACATTTCAAATTTAAGccacaatttttttatattcacatTAAAATACAGTAAGATTATTAATACGATTTAATTAGCATGTAACGTACCTTGGAAGAACTGCAAGCCATCTTACATTCAACCTCATTGATAATCTTCAATCCTTCCATTGCACGCAACATCCCTGAAGATTCATCTGGACCGTTCATTTTCACCTTGTTCCTGAAGATAGCATATATAAAGATGATTACCAAATGCACTTGcacaactaaatatatataaaaaaggtAAGCTCTTATCATTGCTTTTTCATTCACCTCTTCAGATATAGACCAGGTCTTTCTTCATCAGGTAAAAGCGAAAGAAAGTCATTCTGAAGATAATTTGCAAAACCTGGTTCCACTGTTACAGCTGTAATTTCAGGCTGATGATCGTTCCCGTTGTTCATAAGTTGAATCGCCAGACGGGTTTGTGCTGATGACTGGCACAGAGATTTTGAAAAGATACATTAGCAAGTGAGACCAATATACACAaggttttccaaaaatattaagAGAAACATACATATTCAATCCGGTATATGTTCTGCTCATGGAGAAGGGCTCGCGCATTCTCATGGTACACTATATCAAAGAATCTTCCAGGTTTTCTGTATTTCTCATATGTGTATAGTTGCAGTAGCTTGGTGTCTGTCTCATCAGCTGCAACTGAATGAAGCTGAAGCATGTCCAAGCCACGTCAATGATCAGCACAGAGGGAGAAAAGAAGCAGAGTCGAAAAACATGATTTAAGTTGCAGGTGAATTGGAAGCTTACATGCTTGACAAACTTCTGAACTAGCTTGTCCAATGTGAAGAGAACATATGATTGTGCTCCAATAATAGCTCGGCATTCATCTTCAAACTTTGTATTATCACTTGAGCCGTCAAGTAAATTATAGAGAGCATCCATGAACCTGTGCTTCAGAAATATCAGTAAGAAAAGGAACTATTGTTTCAATTTAAAAGTACCAATACTCCTTATAAGATAAACTACCTAGCATAAGAATCAGGAGATGTGTTATCTGGATCTGGAGCTTTCCATTTCCTCTCTGAATGTATCTTTGCAGATTGTATTCTCTCGTACAACATCTGGaccaaaccaacaaaaaaaaaaaaattggcggTTTGAACTTTAAGACAATTGACATTTAAAGAACTTGAGAAGTTTGTTTAATAGTCCTTACTTGATGAAGCCTAAAAAGAACATAAAAGGAATCATTTCCATAGAAAACTCGAGAATCATTAGGAGAGTTACTTTCACTGACTTGCAGTGCTTCAGACACATGCTTTGCAAGGGGCTTTACAGGTCGCAGATACCGTTCTGAAAGTGTGAGAGATCCACCTTCACTCTCATTGGATTTAATCATCCCTACAGCCTCATTTTCACTCTCAATCACACTGTCGAGCCGGTCACAGTTCATAGCTCCTTTATGCTCTTCATCGGAAGAAACTTGGCCACCAAATTTGCTTCCTGAGGCGTGAGTAGTTTTATTTTCATCATCTTTAGGGAGAGTATTGCTCTTTGCTTTGGTTTCAGTAAAGACTGAACCTCCTTTGTGCTCTTGCTCTTTACTACCTCCTACATTGTCTGGCAGTTTCTGAACAGACTCCCCGTCGTTGTCTCTATGGACCTCAAAATCGCCTTGCTCAAAACTTTCGGTGGGAGATAACTCACCCTCTTCTCGCTCAACCTTCTGATCTCCCAGCATT is a genomic window containing:
- the LOC108811196 gene encoding pyruvate dehydrogenase E1 component subunit alpha-1, mitochondrial, which translates into the protein MALSRRLTSRSTLISHPLSAAFNRFISTDTTPITIETSLPFTAHLCDPPSRSVESSTQELLSFFRTMALMRRMEIAADSLYKAKLIRGFCHLYDGQEAVAIGMEAAITKKDAIITAYRDHCIFLGRGGSLYEVFAELMGRRDGCSRGKGGSMHFYKKDSSFYGGHGIVGAQVPLGCGIAFAQKYGKEEAVTFAMYGDGAANQGQLFEALNISALWDLPSILVCENNHYGMGTAEWRAAKSPSYYKRGDYVPGLKVDGMDAFAVKQACKFAKEHALKNGPIILEMDTYRYHGHSMSDPGSTYRTRDEISGVRQERDPIERIKKLVLSHDLATEKELKDMEKEIRKEVDDAIAKAKDCPMPEPSELFTNVYVKGFGTESFGADRKEVKAALP